CACCTTCCATTGCGGCGTCAATGTCGGTGTCGATGTAACGGTGGAAAAGCTGTTGGCCGATTACGATGCCGTCCTCTATTGCGGCGGCTCGGAAACCCCACGCGAAGCCGGCATTCCCGGCGTCGACCTGCACGGCGTCTATGATGCCATGCCCTATCTGGTCCAGCAGAACCGCCGGGTGGGCCGTGAAAACATCGACAGCGTTGGCTGGCCGTCCGAGCCGATCATCGCCGGTGGCAAGCATGTCGTGGTGGTCGGGGGCGGTGATACCGCGTCTGACTGCGTCGGCACGGCTTTCCGCCAGGGCGCTGTGAAGGTTACCCAGCTCGACATCCGTCCGCGTCCGCCGCAGACGGAAGACAAGCTAGCCGTCTGGCCGTTCTGGGCCACCAAGATGCGCACCTCCTCCAGCCAGGCCGAAGGCGCTGTGCGCGAGTTCCAGGTGGGAACGCTCGGATTCGTTGGCGAAGATGGCATGCTGACCGGTGTCAAATGCTGCCAGGTGGATGACCGTCGCCAGCCGATCGCTGGTTCGGAATTCATCATCAAGGCCGATCTCGCCTTCATCGCCATCGGCTTTTCCGGCCCCTTCACCGACAGCGTCGTCAAGGAGCTCGACGGCAAGCTGGACCTCAATACCGACCGGCGCGGCTCGACCAATGTTATCGCCAATGACAAGGACTACCGCACCTCCGTCGATAAATTCTGGGCAGCTGGCGACGTGCGCCGTGGCCAGTCACTGGTGGTCTGGGCGATCCGCGAAGGCCGCCAGGCAGCCCGCGCCATCGATGAAGCGCTGATGGGTGTCACAGTTCTTCCGCGCTGAGTTTAGCCTGTTCGGATCTCTATAAGGGGGCTTTCAGCCCCCTTTTTTGTTGGCTATGGGGTCAGGCCACGCAAGGTCTATCGTCAAGTGATAGGGATAGCGTGCAACTTAAGAGTTTTATTTTATTCAGAAATATCTATGTCTTTCCCTGCGTAAAATCCAATAATTGTCCTAGTAATATCAATGGGAAAACTCATATTTTGACCTCAGTTTTAGGTTTGTTTTCACATATTTACCTTTGATAAATTAATGCCTTTTAAATCATGGATACAACCTATTGTAGCCCTCATGACGAGACGCTTTTCCTGTAGCAGCCTATCCAGATGTTTGGATTCCTGCCGACACGAGATCCCAAATGTCATTTCTCGACAATCTGAAAATTAAAACGAAGATTTTGTCTGTTGTGATTTCAATCTGTGCATTGGGCATTGGCGCTTCTGCCATTCTGTCGCAAGGCTTGAATGCGGTTGATAAGGAATATTCCGCTTTTATTGATCAGGACGCAGGCTCGCTTATGATGGTCGCGCGTTCAAGTCAGAGGCTGATGGCACTCGGCTATGACGCTTACCAAATCTTGGTTTATGACGATTCAAGTCCGGAAATTGTCAGGGCGAAAAAGGATTATGATGAGAGCGTTAAGCGCATTATCGACATGATCGATGAGGCAATCGCCCTTGATCCTGCGAAGGCCAACCGGCTCGCTGCAATTCGTACACGCTATGAGGCGATCATCACGATAACATCCAAAGTCATTGACCTGGATGCTAAAAAACAAGATACCGAAGCCCGCGCCGAATTAAGGCAGGCAGATAAGCTGATAGCCGAGACAGTTGACGAGACACGCCGATGGGTGGTCGATGGTGCAAAAGAACTGTCCGATAAA
The nucleotide sequence above comes from Agrobacterium vitis. Encoded proteins:
- a CDS encoding glutamate synthase subunit beta; this encodes MGKVTGFMEIDRQVAKYQPASDRIRHFREFTIPMSEPEVQKQAARCMDCGIPYCHGPTGCPVHNQIPDWNDLVYNGKWEEAIRNLHSTNNFPEFTGRVCPAPCEEACTLNLEDAPVSIKTVEQAIADKAYELGFIVPQPATIHTGKKVAIIGSGPSGMAAAQQLGRAGHDVHVYERETKPGGLLRYGIPDFKMEKNFIDRRVEQMKGEGVTFHCGVNVGVDVTVEKLLADYDAVLYCGGSETPREAGIPGVDLHGVYDAMPYLVQQNRRVGRENIDSVGWPSEPIIAGGKHVVVVGGGDTASDCVGTAFRQGAVKVTQLDIRPRPPQTEDKLAVWPFWATKMRTSSSQAEGAVREFQVGTLGFVGEDGMLTGVKCCQVDDRRQPIAGSEFIIKADLAFIAIGFSGPFTDSVVKELDGKLDLNTDRRGSTNVIANDKDYRTSVDKFWAAGDVRRGQSLVVWAIREGRQAARAIDEALMGVTVLPR